GAGTGATCAGTTCGACAATGATAAATGGATGCAGGCATTTGAAAATACTGGAATTGATATTGGATTTTACAATTTACGAGAACGTTATGAAGATGAAGTGTTCCCGTGGGATTTCATTGATATTGGTGTTACGAAAAAATTCTTGAGAAAAGAATGGGACAAAGCTATGAAAGGAGAAGTAACACCGAACTGCAGAATGCAGTGTTCCGGCTGTGGTGCCGCAAGATGGGGAGGAGGTGTCTGTGTTGAAGGCAAGAATTAAATTTCGAAAATACGGATGTATGAAATTTATCGGACATCTGGATGTTATGCGTTTCTTTCAAAAAGTGATGCGGCGGGCAGACATACCGATCGCGTTCAGCGGCGGATACAGTCCGCATATGATCATGTCATTTGCTCAGCCACTGGGAATCGGCCTTACCAGTGACGGAGAATATCTGGATATTGAATTGACAGAGCCGATTGATTCAAAAGAAGCGGTGGCCCGAATGAATGCAGTCAGCGTAGAAGGAATTGAGATGGTAAGTATGGTGCAGATTTCCGAGGAGAAAAAGGCCAGTGGTATGACGATTACGGCAGCCTCCGATTATCAGGTGTTTTTACTGGAATCAGGAAAGAGTTCTGATGTTCGAAGAAAGATTCCGTCTGAATGGAAAGAATCCTGGGAGGAGTTCTTAAGTCAGGAGCAGATTTTGGTTTGGAAGAAGACAAAGAAGAGCGAAAAAGAAGTTGATATTAAGCCGATGATTTACGGGTCAGAAATAAAGGAAGAATATATATATCTATATCTGGCAACCGGTAGCGAACAGAACTTGAAACCAGATCTTGTAATGGAAACATTTCTGAAATATATTGGGCAGGAAGATGCACCGTTGTTCTATAATCGCCTCGATGTATATGCAAGGGACGAGGCTGGAAAACTGGTGCCCCTTGAGGCACTTGGGACACCGATGGTCTGTTCTTAGTTAGAAAGAGTAGTTTGACGTGTTTTTTACAGCGAGAATGTGCCGAGGCGCATTCTTTGTTCAATAAGACAAGGAGTGATTGACTTGAGTAAAAAAGAAGTAAAGACAAATGCCATGCGTATGTTGGATCGTATGAAGATTCCATATGAATATGAAGAATATGAATGTGATGAATTTTCAGACGGTATTGAGACTGCAGATAAGTTAGGGTATGATCATAAATATGTATACAAGACACTGGTAACAACAGGAAAAAGCGGTGGACATTATGTCTTTGTTATTCCTATCGAGGAAGAAATCGATTTTAAGAAGGCTGCAAAAGTTGTAGGTGAAAAATCACTGGAGATGCTTCATCTGAAAGAATTGACAAAGGTGACCGGATATGTGCGGGGAGGCTGTACATCAATCGGAATGAAGAAACAGTTTCCGACAGTGATCCAGGAAGATGCAAAAGAACTGGAGCATATGCATGTCAGCGGTGGAAAGCTGGGCATGCAATTGACTTTGTTGCCTGAAGATCTTGCAAAAGCCGCAAACGCACAGTTTGCTGATGTTATTCATAAAGATTAACAGAGGATTTTTTGCGAGAATGCCGAGGCGCTCTTGAAAGAAGGAGAGACAATTATGGATAATTACCTGACAGAAAATATTGATACCGTAATTTTTGATATTGGAAATGTATTGATACATTTTGCGTGGGAGGACTATCTTCATGATCTTGGTTATGAAGGTGCGATGTTTGACCGTGTGGCAGATGCAGTATTTCGCAGTGATGACTGGGATAAAGGTGATTCCGGACTTTACACGACACAGGAGTGGCTTGACTCGTTTATTGAAAATGATCCGGAAATCGAAGAAGATATCCGCAAAGTGTTCGAAGGATTTGGCGCGGCCATTGTCCCGTATCCGGTAACAGAACGTTGGCTTTCGTATATTCGTGAAAAAGGAATGAAAATGTACTATCTGTCCAATTATTCCGACGAAATGTACTGTCAGTCAGAGGAGCAATTAAGCTTTTTGAAAACATTTGACGGAGGGGTATTTTCCTGGAAAGAGAAATGTATGAAGCCGGATCCAAAGATTTATGAGATACTTCTTAAGCGTTATAAAATCGTTCCGGAACAGGCACTGTTCTTTGATGACAGACTTGAAAATGTGGAAGGTGCACGAAAGGTGGGCATAAATGGAGTCGTATTTAATACAGATATTCCATTGCAGATGCTTGAAAAATAATGTAATATATCAGAAGATAGTTTTTTCATAGGATGATAAATTATTCAGCATTACTAGATTATGTTATGTGGAGGAATACAAAAAAGATGATAAAGGTCGTAAAATTCGGAGGAAGTTCACTGGCCAGTGCTGCTCAGTTCAAAAAAGTAGGAGCTATTATCCGAAAAGAAGAGACAAGACGTTATGTGGTTCCGTCAGCGCCTGGAAAGCGTCATTCTGGTGACACAAAAGTGACAGACCTTTTGTATAAATGTTACGGACAGGCAATTTTAGATGATGACAGAGAAGAGGATTTTGAAGAAATCCTGAAAGTTATCAAAGATCGATATGATTCTATTATTAATGGATTGGAGCTTACGATCTCTCTGGACGATGAATTTAAGACGATCCGGGAA
The sequence above is drawn from the Dorea formicigenerans genome and encodes:
- a CDS encoding TIGR03936 family radical SAM-associated protein → MKARIKFRKYGCMKFIGHLDVMRFFQKVMRRADIPIAFSGGYSPHMIMSFAQPLGIGLTSDGEYLDIELTEPIDSKEAVARMNAVSVEGIEMVSMVQISEEKKASGMTITAASDYQVFLLESGKSSDVRRKIPSEWKESWEEFLSQEQILVWKKTKKSEKEVDIKPMIYGSEIKEEYIYLYLATGSEQNLKPDLVMETFLKYIGQEDAPLFYNRLDVYARDEAGKLVPLEALGTPMVCS
- the ybaK gene encoding Cys-tRNA(Pro) deacylase; translation: MSKKEVKTNAMRMLDRMKIPYEYEEYECDEFSDGIETADKLGYDHKYVYKTLVTTGKSGGHYVFVIPIEEEIDFKKAAKVVGEKSLEMLHLKELTKVTGYVRGGCTSIGMKKQFPTVIQEDAKELEHMHVSGGKLGMQLTLLPEDLAKAANAQFADVIHKD
- a CDS encoding HAD family hydrolase, with protein sequence MDNYLTENIDTVIFDIGNVLIHFAWEDYLHDLGYEGAMFDRVADAVFRSDDWDKGDSGLYTTQEWLDSFIENDPEIEEDIRKVFEGFGAAIVPYPVTERWLSYIREKGMKMYYLSNYSDEMYCQSEEQLSFLKTFDGGVFSWKEKCMKPDPKIYEILLKRYKIVPEQALFFDDRLENVEGARKVGINGVVFNTDIPLQMLEK